A single window of Mycolicibacterium aurum DNA harbors:
- a CDS encoding CDGP domain-containing protein: MKRCIVGASAAALLMSAGLTIAAPTASAGCLYGGPFISKCDGPVRPDGTWQRCVGIASLVPSGFSTHLVPVKRCDPMGPGQPAWDLAFADPPVHIAD, translated from the coding sequence ATGAAGCGCTGCATCGTCGGTGCATCGGCCGCCGCTCTGCTGATGTCCGCAGGGCTGACCATCGCCGCGCCGACGGCCAGCGCGGGCTGTCTCTACGGCGGGCCCTTCATCAGCAAATGCGACGGTCCTGTGCGGCCGGACGGCACCTGGCAGCGTTGTGTGGGGATCGCCAGCCTGGTTCCCAGTGGCTTCAGCACACACCTGGTGCCCGTGAAGCGCTGCGATCCGATGGGTCCGGGTCAGCCGGCGTGGGATCTGGCGTTCGCCGACCCGCCTGTCCACATCGCCGACTGA
- a CDS encoding NINE protein: MTEPPFRGDEGTNSTPPPSQPGYVPPGPQYSPPPGQYQPLPGQYPPPPGPYPTAYMDPAAPWGRHPVTGEPFSDKSKVVAGLLQLLGLFGLVGIGRIYLGDTKLGIIQLVVGLLTCGIGAIVWGIIDAVLILTDKVRDPQGRPLRDGT; the protein is encoded by the coding sequence ATGACCGAACCCCCGTTCCGCGGTGATGAGGGCACAAACTCGACGCCTCCGCCGTCTCAACCGGGTTATGTCCCACCAGGACCCCAGTACTCGCCCCCACCTGGCCAGTACCAGCCGCTGCCCGGCCAGTACCCGCCTCCTCCCGGCCCGTACCCGACCGCATACATGGATCCCGCCGCGCCTTGGGGCAGGCATCCGGTCACGGGTGAACCCTTCTCGGACAAGTCGAAGGTGGTCGCGGGACTGCTACAGCTGCTCGGACTGTTCGGGCTCGTCGGCATCGGGCGGATCTACCTCGGCGACACCAAGCTGGGGATCATCCAGCTCGTTGTCGGGTTGCTCACCTGCGGCATCGGCGCCATCGTCTGGGGGATCATCGACGCGGTGCTGATCCTCACCGACAAGGTGCGTGACCCGCAGGGCCGTCCGCTGCGCGATGGCACCTAG
- a CDS encoding DUF2752 domain-containing protein has product MAPSATLGNRQRLVVGLGTGAVFVGALAYIGIGNPHSSGFLFPACPFHELTGWYCPACGGLRMTHDVLHGDLAAAFVDNAFVLIGLPLLLAWVLVRRRQGRTALTVPVYAVILSAVVAWTVIRNLPGFPLVPTVLDG; this is encoded by the coding sequence ATGGCACCTAGCGCCACGCTCGGCAACCGTCAGCGGCTCGTCGTCGGCCTCGGTACCGGCGCGGTGTTCGTCGGTGCCCTGGCCTACATCGGCATCGGCAACCCGCACAGCTCTGGGTTCCTGTTCCCGGCGTGCCCGTTCCACGAGCTCACCGGCTGGTACTGCCCGGCGTGCGGAGGGCTGCGCATGACCCACGACGTACTCCACGGCGACCTCGCCGCCGCGTTCGTCGACAACGCGTTCGTCCTCATCGGATTGCCGCTGCTGCTGGCGTGGGTGCTGGTCCGGCGTCGGCAGGGCAGGACGGCGCTGACGGTTCCCGTCTACGCGGTGATCCTCAGCGCCGTCGTGGCGTGGACGGTGATCCGCAATCTTCCT